From Paenibacillus sp. PK3_47, the proteins below share one genomic window:
- a CDS encoding alpha-glucosidase/alpha-galactosidase, whose product MNKITFIGAGSTIFAKNVLGDCMMVPALDGFEFALYDINEMRLKESESMLTSLRDRYNPTIEIKAYLDRRKALEGARYVINAIQVGGYKPSTVIDFEIPKKYGLRQTIADTVGIGGIFRALRTIPVLFDISKDIEDVCPDAWFLNYTNPMASLTGAMLRYTNVKTVGLCHSVQACTKDLFMALDMDADNLEEKIAGINHMAWLLEVKRDGVDLYPEIKRRAQQKQKSAHHDMVRYELMDKFGYYVTESSEHNAEYHPYFIKRNYPELIDKLNIPLDEYPRRCEHQIRDWEQMRESLTASANLVHERSNEYGSRIIEAMETNHPFKFGGNVLNTGGLISNLPDKAVVEVLCTADRSGITPSSVGDLPEQLAALNRTNINTQLLTIEAAVSRKKEHVYQAAMLDPHTSAELSMDDIISLCDDLIEAHGEWLPAFL is encoded by the coding sequence GTGAACAAAATTACATTTATCGGAGCGGGAAGCACCATTTTTGCGAAAAATGTTCTGGGAGATTGCATGATGGTTCCTGCCCTTGACGGATTTGAATTTGCCCTATACGACATCAACGAAATGCGCTTAAAAGAATCCGAAAGTATGCTAACGAGTCTAAGAGACCGATACAATCCGACGATTGAAATTAAAGCTTACTTAGACAGGAGAAAGGCATTGGAGGGAGCCCGTTATGTCATTAATGCCATTCAAGTAGGCGGGTATAAACCAAGTACGGTGATTGATTTTGAAATTCCCAAAAAATATGGCCTTCGCCAGACGATTGCAGACACCGTGGGGATTGGCGGCATTTTTAGAGCGCTCCGGACCATCCCTGTACTCTTTGACATTTCGAAAGATATTGAGGATGTATGCCCGGATGCCTGGTTCTTAAATTACACGAATCCGATGGCCTCACTAACCGGAGCGATGCTTAGATATACAAATGTCAAAACCGTAGGGTTATGCCACAGTGTTCAAGCTTGTACTAAAGATCTTTTTATGGCATTAGACATGGACGCTGATAATCTGGAAGAAAAGATTGCCGGAATTAACCACATGGCCTGGCTGCTGGAAGTGAAACGGGATGGAGTAGACCTGTATCCGGAAATTAAACGGCGGGCGCAGCAGAAGCAAAAATCTGCACACCATGATATGGTCCGTTATGAACTCATGGATAAATTCGGATACTATGTTACAGAATCCTCTGAACATAATGCAGAATATCATCCTTATTTTATTAAGCGCAATTATCCGGAACTGATAGACAAATTGAACATACCGCTGGATGAATATCCGCGCCGTTGTGAACATCAAATCCGCGACTGGGAGCAAATGCGGGAGTCTCTTACAGCCAGTGCAAATCTGGTCCATGAGCGTTCAAACGAATATGGTTCCAGAATAATCGAAGCGATGGAAACTAATCATCCTTTCAAGTTTGGAGGCAATGTATTAAATACAGGAGGGCTAATAAGCAATTTACCAGATAAAGCTGTTGTAGAAGTGCTATGCACCGCGGACCGCAGCGGAATTACTCCCAGCTCTGTCGGGGATCTGCCTGAGCAGCTGGCTGCATTGAATCGAACGAACATCAATACTCAACTCCTTACCATTGAAGCGGCTGTTTCCAGGAAAAAAGAGCATGTATACCAGGCCGCTATGCTGGACCCGCATACATCGGCAGAGTTATCTATGGATGATATTATTTCTTTGTGTGACGACCTGATAGAGGCACATGGAGAATGGCTGCCAGCTTTTTTATAA
- a CDS encoding O-antigen ligase family protein, with protein sequence MSTPVYGKKIVRPEHAAEVSVPQWALGAALVMYLVWSAFQVGLFNGMQLQFEKPIYVSALLGGLLLIGCAVFNYKDFKLARQLDLVSAAALLLPLVYALSLYHAVSHYTAMNMLFIQFTYAAVFITSVVLLQHKSLNHVIQNAVLATAYAIVGFGLLNWLGSWKLAGSLVGWFTDTVVSGRYTHAVMTDSNGLRLTSVFQYANTYAAFLMAFLFVALFALTRSRKWYGTLGHGFMLVPIIVSLLLTLSRGGLVLLPVVFILLLLFLKPVKQIIWIVQLGVAGIASLLIINPVTELGIELNDLFSTGAALQGWGWLLTASAAVAFLSWAVQRYAAPWLDKKLGGIEKGKGSGLWIPLGSVAAVSVLAFVLIGTGARKILPDNIAIRLENINLKQHSVLERFTFYKDALKVVRDYPLLGTGGGGWASVYEQYQNNPYISRQVHNFFLQYIIEAGIIGFVVFMGFILFIFYKYIRGYLKKDKDDFDNGFFYFILVLSILVHSLLDFNLSYTFMGMMVFLGLAGMAVAMDSSPLRPRWNKGWLRMGYLAAAGTGTLYLLFLAISHISSSNSAYAGQKLLSVSQSYEEIKTPLAKALKARPGHPESAVYLSSLDQTVFNQTQKQEFLDEAYHVITRALEDEPYNKNLLRQLVNYYDLKGEKDPAYRVYLDHAYKFSWDIGWYEELISRAVLLGEEAYVQKDAAKQQEYFSAGLEAYKHVTDGIQHLQELPPEQLQGREYFITSAIALNAARIQQLSGQAEAALATLQLGFSNGYQDVQETGKLWETDWYSAVIGRSFELGYQAYERAQQAYSLGQQELGDQETTNKQRYFKTGLDAYAHLNTDLNELQTRSGTEQQQEQLLTLTPAIRLNAGKILYLSGQLQAAADTLEPRVSDDYADAMNREMARWYLAALQRHQGIQDQAVYNQLLAADPEEAVKIEQIVNMKL encoded by the coding sequence GTGTCTACACCTGTATATGGTAAGAAAATAGTACGGCCGGAGCATGCTGCAGAAGTATCAGTTCCCCAGTGGGCGCTTGGTGCCGCTCTGGTTATGTATTTGGTCTGGTCTGCTTTTCAGGTCGGACTGTTCAATGGCATGCAGTTGCAATTTGAGAAGCCAATCTATGTATCCGCTCTGCTGGGCGGCCTGCTTCTGATTGGGTGTGCCGTCTTCAACTACAAAGATTTCAAGCTGGCCCGGCAGCTCGATCTGGTGAGTGCAGCAGCGCTTCTGCTTCCATTGGTGTACGCCTTGTCACTGTACCATGCTGTCTCGCATTATACGGCGATGAATATGCTGTTCATCCAGTTCACTTATGCTGCGGTTTTTATCACTTCGGTCGTGCTCTTACAGCACAAATCTCTTAATCACGTCATTCAAAATGCAGTACTGGCCACTGCCTATGCCATTGTAGGCTTCGGATTGTTAAACTGGCTGGGGAGCTGGAAATTGGCCGGCAGTCTGGTAGGCTGGTTCACGGACACAGTGGTCTCGGGGCGTTATACGCATGCCGTCATGACCGACTCTAACGGGCTGCGGCTGACTTCTGTTTTTCAATATGCCAATACCTATGCTGCCTTTCTGATGGCGTTTCTGTTCGTGGCTTTATTCGCGCTTACCCGTTCACGGAAATGGTATGGGACTCTAGGGCATGGATTTATGCTCGTTCCGATTATTGTCTCCCTGCTGCTGACACTGTCACGCGGCGGTTTGGTGCTGCTTCCTGTCGTGTTTATTTTGCTGCTGCTTTTTTTGAAGCCTGTTAAGCAGATTATTTGGATCGTACAGCTGGGGGTTGCCGGGATCGCTTCGCTACTTATTATCAATCCGGTGACTGAGCTGGGAATTGAGCTGAATGACTTGTTTTCAACGGGGGCGGCTTTGCAGGGCTGGGGCTGGCTGCTCACGGCTTCTGCTGCGGTTGCATTCCTTAGCTGGGCTGTTCAGCGTTATGCTGCACCTTGGCTGGACAAAAAGCTGGGCGGCATAGAGAAGGGCAAAGGGAGCGGGCTCTGGATTCCGCTGGGGTCTGTGGCTGCAGTTTCGGTGCTGGCCTTTGTGCTGATTGGTACGGGTGCCCGTAAGATTCTGCCTGACAACATCGCAATCCGTCTGGAAAATATCAACCTTAAGCAGCACAGCGTGCTGGAACGGTTTACTTTTTATAAAGATGCCCTCAAGGTAGTCCGGGATTATCCGCTGCTCGGAACCGGAGGCGGGGGCTGGGCTTCTGTCTATGAGCAGTACCAGAACAACCCTTATATCAGCCGCCAGGTGCATAACTTTTTTCTTCAATATATTATTGAGGCGGGCATTATTGGTTTTGTTGTATTCATGGGCTTCATATTATTTATCTTCTATAAATATATCCGGGGATACCTGAAAAAGGATAAGGATGATTTCGATAACGGGTTCTTCTATTTTATTCTGGTCTTGTCTATTCTGGTTCACAGTCTGCTGGATTTTAATCTGAGCTATACGTTTATGGGAATGATGGTTTTCCTCGGCCTGGCCGGCATGGCGGTTGCCATGGACAGCAGTCCTTTGCGTCCCCGGTGGAACAAAGGCTGGCTGCGGATGGGTTATTTGGCGGCGGCTGGCACGGGTACACTGTATTTGCTTTTTCTCGCCATAAGTCATATCAGTTCCAGCAATTCTGCTTATGCAGGCCAGAAGCTGCTGAGTGTAAGCCAATCCTATGAGGAGATCAAGACGCCTTTGGCCAAAGCGCTGAAGGCACGTCCCGGCCATCCGGAATCGGCGGTCTATCTGTCATCATTGGATCAAACGGTATTTAACCAGACTCAGAAGCAAGAGTTCCTGGATGAAGCCTATCATGTGATCACCCGTGCGCTTGAGGACGAGCCTTATAACAAAAATCTTTTGCGTCAGCTGGTAAATTACTATGATCTGAAGGGTGAGAAGGACCCGGCATACCGTGTCTATCTGGATCATGCTTATAAGTTCAGTTGGGATATCGGATGGTATGAGGAACTGATTAGCCGCGCGGTTCTGCTCGGAGAAGAAGCTTATGTACAAAAGGATGCCGCCAAGCAGCAGGAGTATTTCTCTGCAGGGCTGGAGGCGTACAAGCATGTTACTGACGGGATACAGCATCTGCAGGAACTGCCGCCTGAGCAGCTTCAGGGACGGGAATATTTCATTACCTCTGCGATTGCGCTTAATGCAGCCAGAATACAGCAGCTTTCCGGACAAGCGGAAGCGGCACTGGCAACGCTGCAGCTTGGTTTTAGTAACGGCTATCAAGATGTACAGGAGACGGGGAAGCTGTGGGAGACGGATTGGTACAGCGCAGTAATCGGCAGATCGTTTGAGCTCGGTTATCAGGCTTATGAGCGGGCGCAGCAGGCGTATTCGCTGGGACAGCAGGAGCTTGGGGATCAGGAAACAACGAACAAGCAGCGTTACTTCAAGACAGGGCTGGATGCCTATGCTCATTTGAACACCGATTTGAATGAGTTGCAGACGCGTTCCGGCACAGAACAGCAGCAGGAACAACTGCTTACACTCACTCCGGCGATAAGACTGAATGCAGGCAAAATATTATACCTGTCCGGCCAGCTTCAAGCCGCTGCAGATACCCTGGAGCCTAGAGTCAGCGATGATTATGCAGACGCTATGAACCGGGAAATGGCCCGCTGGTATTTGGCTGCACTGCAGAGGCATCAAGGCATTCAGGACCAGGCCGTTTATAATCAGCTGCTTGCAGCCGACCCTGAGGAAGCGGTTAAGATTGAGCAAATTGTGAATATGAAGTTGTAG
- the gtfA gene encoding sucrose phosphorylase: MSLKNQVQLITYPDSLGGDLKALKEVLYSHFSDIFKGGVHILPPFPSSGDRGFAPLTYLEIDPKFGTWNDIREIGEQFDVLVDLMVNHISQKSDYFQDFLKFGRSSQYSDLFLTLDKLWEDGNPVQEDIDKMFLRRPLPYSTFQIGDSGIQENVWTTFGKTDPSEQIDLDIHSEMTKLLLASFFRNFKKYNVKIVRLDAVGYVIKKLGTSCFFVEPDIYDFLDWVMELAEFLEIELLPEVHSHHSIQYKLAERGYWIYDFILPYRILESLTNQSSTALLDYLKTRPAKQFTMLDCHDGIPVKPDLDGLLDTREARKLIDICLERGSNLSLILSEEHKDEDGFDVHQIRGTYYSILDCDDDAYLAARAIQFFAPGIPQVYYVGLLAGENDYKRAEETGDGREINRHNYTSEEIEQSLRKPVVQRLLKLIQFRNSYPAFDGEFNVKVSSTEEVRLRWDDNDKYCELLVDLNTKRTTIQYMDDHNSVIEYTV, encoded by the coding sequence ATGTCATTAAAAAACCAGGTACAGTTGATCACTTATCCCGACTCGCTGGGCGGGGATTTAAAAGCTCTGAAGGAAGTACTCTACTCCCATTTTTCTGATATTTTTAAGGGCGGCGTGCATATTCTCCCTCCATTCCCCTCTTCAGGCGACAGAGGTTTTGCCCCGCTCACCTACCTTGAAATCGACCCTAAGTTTGGAACATGGAATGATATCCGTGAAATTGGAGAACAATTTGATGTCCTCGTTGATTTGATGGTCAATCATATTTCGCAGAAATCAGATTATTTCCAGGATTTCCTGAAGTTTGGCCGCAGCTCACAATATTCGGACCTTTTCCTCACGCTGGATAAACTCTGGGAAGACGGGAATCCCGTACAGGAAGACATAGACAAGATGTTTTTGCGCAGGCCGCTGCCCTACTCCACCTTCCAAATCGGGGATAGTGGCATACAGGAGAACGTATGGACTACTTTTGGAAAAACCGATCCTTCTGAACAGATTGACCTGGACATCCACTCGGAAATGACAAAACTTCTCCTGGCCTCGTTCTTCCGGAATTTCAAAAAATACAATGTTAAAATAGTCCGGCTGGATGCTGTTGGATACGTTATCAAGAAACTGGGAACCAGCTGTTTTTTTGTGGAACCTGATATTTATGATTTTCTCGATTGGGTCATGGAGCTTGCTGAATTCTTAGAGATCGAACTTCTTCCAGAGGTGCACTCCCATCACTCTATTCAATATAAATTGGCAGAACGCGGCTACTGGATTTATGATTTTATATTACCGTACCGGATTCTCGAAAGCTTAACCAACCAGTCCAGTACAGCTCTGCTCGATTATCTGAAGACCCGGCCCGCTAAGCAGTTCACCATGCTTGATTGTCATGACGGTATTCCTGTTAAACCCGATTTGGACGGACTGCTGGATACACGTGAGGCAAGGAAGCTTATAGATATCTGTTTGGAGAGAGGCTCTAATCTCAGTTTAATTCTGTCAGAGGAGCATAAGGATGAAGACGGATTTGATGTCCACCAGATCCGCGGCACCTATTATTCCATACTGGATTGCGATGATGATGCTTATCTCGCTGCAAGAGCCATTCAATTCTTTGCCCCGGGAATTCCACAAGTTTATTATGTAGGACTGCTTGCCGGTGAAAATGATTATAAGCGGGCAGAAGAAACGGGCGATGGCCGTGAGATTAACCGTCACAACTATACAAGCGAAGAAATCGAACAGTCGCTGCGAAAACCAGTCGTACAACGGCTTCTGAAGCTTATTCAATTCCGCAACAGTTATCCGGCATTTGACGGCGAGTTTAATGTTAAGGTATCATCAACGGAAGAAGTCAGGCTGCGCTGGGATGATAATGACAAATACTGCGAACTGCTAGTTGACCTTAATACCAAGCGAACTACGATTCAATACATGGATGATCATAACAGCGTGATTGAATATACTGTCTGA
- a CDS encoding LacI family DNA-binding transcriptional regulator — protein sequence MATIHDVAKRAGVSVTTVSRVLNNRGYISQKTRQLVYETMEELNYQPNDLARSLLSKQSNVIGLIIPNVSHPFFGEFAYAVEHYAYEQGCKLLLCNSQLDPVKEREYLKMMKGNQVNGIIMGSHTLDTEVYLNLNYPIVTVDRLIKGFPFVASDNELGGRLAAELLISKGCRKIVHICGNQSLDMLSNLRTEGFKSVADNAGIETVILETKMNVFDQKEYEYLIGNMFVDHPDLDGVFATSDIIAGHVIGKCRELGKNVPGQIKIVGYDDVSMASWFSPGITTIRQPIEDMGRMAVHLIQQQMSSVPIVNENIFPVELIERETT from the coding sequence ATGGCAACTATACACGATGTAGCGAAGAGAGCCGGAGTATCAGTTACTACCGTCTCTCGGGTACTGAACAACCGGGGATACATCAGCCAAAAAACACGGCAGCTTGTTTATGAAACCATGGAAGAACTTAACTATCAGCCCAATGACCTTGCCCGGTCTCTGCTGAGCAAACAATCCAACGTCATCGGCTTAATTATTCCTAATGTTTCTCATCCTTTTTTTGGCGAGTTCGCCTATGCTGTAGAGCATTATGCATATGAACAAGGCTGCAAACTGCTTTTGTGCAACTCACAGCTGGATCCGGTCAAGGAACGGGAGTACTTAAAGATGATGAAAGGGAACCAGGTTAACGGGATCATCATGGGAAGCCACACCTTGGATACAGAAGTTTACCTTAATTTAAATTATCCAATTGTGACGGTTGACCGCCTGATCAAAGGGTTTCCGTTTGTTGCATCGGATAATGAGCTGGGCGGCCGCCTGGCTGCTGAATTGCTGATTAGCAAGGGCTGCCGGAAGATTGTCCATATTTGCGGAAATCAATCCCTGGATATGCTGTCTAATCTCCGAACGGAAGGATTCAAATCGGTTGCTGACAATGCAGGAATCGAAACGGTCATTCTTGAAACTAAAATGAATGTTTTTGATCAAAAGGAGTACGAATATTTAATAGGTAATATGTTTGTGGACCATCCTGATCTGGACGGTGTATTTGCCACCAGCGACATTATTGCAGGACATGTCATTGGAAAATGCAGAGAACTGGGTAAAAACGTTCCCGGCCAAATAAAAATTGTAGGTTACGACGACGTAAGTATGGCGTCTTGGTTCTCCCCTGGCATCACTACGATCAGACAGCCTATTGAAGATATGGGACGGATGGCTGTTCATTTAATTCAGCAACAGATGAGTTCAGTGCCGATTGTTAACGAGAACATTTTTCCAGTCGAGCTAATCGAGCGGGAAACAACTTAA
- a CDS encoding carbohydrate kinase, with protein sequence MLNLDEKVNFKAKSNDLLAIGEILVDMISTNYDEKPGDTYQRCFGGSPSNIALNANKLGIRSAIASAVGDDGLGVFLKSQLQHTGMSTDCIQTVQAATSMVLLTKSKSTPVPIFYRGADYNLTYTTKLEQQLINSKILHFSCWPISRFPARQTIERAIERAQENGMLICFDPNYHEKLWEAGEDGISYVKSFIAKSDIIKPSEDDAERLFGKDSPERYIEKFLELGAKLVILTMGKDGAMVSNGKTSETFPSLATEVVDTTGAGDAFWSGLYAGIIKGLTIRESVFIGLAASAFKLKFTGAVADLPDLETIGSLYAN encoded by the coding sequence ATGCTCAATTTAGACGAAAAAGTCAATTTCAAGGCAAAAAGTAATGACCTTTTAGCTATTGGAGAAATTCTTGTTGATATGATATCAACCAATTACGATGAAAAGCCAGGTGACACTTATCAAAGATGTTTTGGCGGATCTCCCTCCAACATCGCATTGAACGCAAATAAACTGGGAATCCGTTCAGCCATAGCTTCGGCGGTTGGAGATGACGGACTAGGAGTTTTTCTTAAGTCGCAGCTGCAACATACAGGAATGAGCACGGACTGCATTCAAACCGTTCAAGCGGCTACAAGTATGGTGTTGCTGACAAAAAGCAAATCAACCCCCGTACCGATTTTCTATAGAGGCGCTGATTATAATCTTACCTACACCACCAAACTTGAACAACAGCTGATAAATTCCAAGATCCTTCATTTTTCCTGCTGGCCCATTTCCAGATTTCCTGCCCGCCAGACCATTGAAAGAGCCATTGAACGGGCACAAGAAAATGGGATGCTTATCTGCTTTGACCCTAATTATCATGAAAAGCTATGGGAAGCCGGAGAAGACGGGATCAGCTATGTAAAATCATTTATAGCAAAAAGCGATATCATAAAACCCTCTGAAGATGATGCTGAGCGTCTGTTCGGCAAAGACTCACCTGAACGGTATATTGAAAAATTTCTTGAGCTCGGAGCCAAATTAGTAATATTGACCATGGGCAAGGACGGGGCCATGGTATCGAACGGCAAAACCAGCGAAACTTTCCCGTCATTAGCCACAGAAGTTGTAGACACCACAGGAGCCGGAGATGCTTTTTGGTCAGGATTATACGCAGGCATTATAAAGGGATTAACCATTCGCGAGTCTGTTTTTATTGGATTAGCTGCAAGTGCCTTTAAATTAAAATTTACGGGAGCTGTTGCAGATTTGCCCGACCTTGAGACCATCGGCTCTTTATATGCAAATTAG
- a CDS encoding DNA-binding protein has protein sequence MLDLDGVNADSLTDMIKMSFSWENWLAIIEISDKLLEVSAIAYDSMQLNLSKHLLKRSIAYYFGYSQCMKGIALQKLNRLPEARQCITQYSNLSWIKGLNEEGLAEVEYYRNIATANTYVLDLLEGKSDILPDYVEFIRNNDQEELIAGLITVLESSVKHNYSIDWVLEEFKDQVEELSSKEKREDVRYYVDYLYLQAVYLYKRDRISDAINLILDILKIGGKLNDKTGFRKTVAFYEFIRSHASLSQQERHREIMQNILEREFLKNEKSMLVVNSRIVD, from the coding sequence TTGTTAGATTTGGACGGTGTGAATGCCGATTCGCTGACAGATATGATCAAGATGTCTTTTTCATGGGAGAATTGGTTAGCGATAATCGAGATTTCAGACAAGCTTCTTGAAGTTTCAGCCATAGCCTATGACTCCATGCAGCTCAACCTCAGTAAGCACCTGCTGAAAAGAAGCATCGCTTATTATTTCGGATACAGTCAGTGCATGAAGGGGATTGCTCTTCAAAAGCTAAACAGGCTGCCTGAAGCCCGGCAGTGTATCACGCAATACTCAAATTTAAGCTGGATAAAGGGTCTTAACGAAGAGGGGCTGGCTGAGGTCGAATACTACAGGAACATCGCTACTGCGAATACATACGTCTTAGATCTGCTTGAAGGCAAGTCCGATATTCTTCCTGATTATGTAGAGTTCATACGCAATAATGACCAGGAAGAACTCATAGCCGGATTAATCACCGTATTGGAATCTTCGGTCAAGCACAACTATTCGATAGATTGGGTGCTCGAGGAATTTAAAGACCAGGTAGAAGAATTGAGCAGCAAAGAAAAAAGAGAAGATGTACGGTATTATGTAGATTATCTCTATCTCCAAGCCGTTTATTTGTACAAAAGAGACAGAATTTCCGATGCCATAAACCTTATACTGGATATTTTGAAAATAGGTGGTAAACTTAACGATAAGACAGGCTTCCGCAAAACAGTTGCATTCTATGAATTTATCCGAAGCCATGCCTCACTATCACAGCAAGAAAGACATAGAGAAATTATGCAAAATATCTTAGAGAGGGAGTTTTTAAAAAATGAAAAAAGTATGCTCGTTGTTAACAGCCGCATTGTTGATTAG
- a CDS encoding carbohydrate ABC transporter permease, whose amino-acid sequence MANSSIRTVDKKLIPVKQEKHVNRIKPSQILLHLILTFGAIIMIFPFLWTVSSSLKDLSQIFLVPPTWFPNPVKWSNYIDSLTAMPFGAAYWNSFYITAVSVSATLLTASMAAYAFAKIRFPGANILFILFLATMMIPRQVTMIPLYLIMSKIGWLDSHLSLIVPGALFNAFAVFLLRQFIMSIPKELEEAAFIDGAGSFRIYWRIILPLIRPALAAVGIFVFLGSWNNFLDALIFLNTPEKFTVPLLLNTFKGLYIADWALMMAGTTISVIPVLLIYIVAQKQIIEGVTLTGIK is encoded by the coding sequence ATGGCGAATAGCAGCATACGGACGGTTGATAAAAAGCTTATACCGGTCAAACAGGAAAAACACGTGAACAGAATAAAGCCTTCCCAGATCCTGCTTCATCTAATCCTGACCTTTGGTGCCATTATTATGATTTTCCCTTTTCTTTGGACAGTGAGCAGCTCTCTGAAAGATCTGTCACAAATATTCCTGGTGCCGCCAACCTGGTTTCCTAACCCGGTTAAATGGTCGAATTATATCGATTCTTTAACGGCGATGCCGTTTGGAGCAGCTTATTGGAACAGCTTTTATATTACAGCCGTGTCCGTTTCAGCTACGTTATTGACTGCTTCAATGGCCGCCTACGCATTTGCCAAGATCCGGTTTCCGGGCGCCAACATTCTTTTTATTCTATTTCTGGCAACGATGATGATTCCCAGACAAGTAACAATGATTCCTTTGTATCTTATCATGTCAAAGATCGGATGGCTTGATTCTCATCTGTCATTAATTGTTCCAGGCGCTTTATTTAATGCTTTTGCTGTATTCCTCTTGCGGCAGTTTATTATGAGTATTCCGAAAGAGCTGGAAGAGGCGGCGTTCATCGATGGAGCAGGAAGTTTCAGAATCTATTGGAGGATCATTCTGCCTTTGATCCGGCCGGCTTTGGCTGCTGTAGGTATATTTGTTTTTCTGGGCTCCTGGAACAATTTTCTGGATGCCCTGATTTTTCTGAACACGCCAGAGAAATTTACGGTACCCCTGTTGCTGAATACGTTTAAAGGTCTTTACATCGCAGATTGGGCCTTAATGATGGCCGGCACAACCATTTCCGTTATCCCCGTACTTCTTATATATATTGTGGCTCAAAAACAAATTATTGAGGGTGTCACCTTAACAGGAATTAAATGA
- a CDS encoding sugar ABC transporter permease: MQNQRRQLAGLLFITPQLIGLLVFSLFPVMYALVLSFMDWDGFGARTFVGIANFVDQFNNPDFWTAMRNTIYYMVLVIPFNISLSLLVAVGLNKVTGKGLYRVFYFMPVVTSSVSIGVIWMWILNGDFGILNSLLAHLGVQGPDWLTDTNWVIPSIAMLSIWWGLGNNMVIFLAGLQGISRSYYEAAEIDGASRFRQFLSITLPLLSPTTFFIAIMAIINSFQVFDQAFVMTNGGPAKASYTIVYHIYQQGFIDFKMGQSAASAMILFCIILVFTLIQFKMSKRWVHYGE, encoded by the coding sequence ATGCAAAATCAGCGAAGGCAGTTAGCGGGATTATTATTTATTACTCCACAATTAATAGGTCTTCTGGTATTTTCCCTATTTCCCGTAATGTATGCACTGGTATTAAGTTTTATGGACTGGGACGGGTTTGGGGCGAGGACTTTTGTCGGTATTGCGAATTTCGTTGACCAGTTCAATAATCCGGATTTTTGGACCGCGATGAGAAACACGATTTATTATATGGTATTGGTTATTCCATTCAACATCTCCCTGTCCCTGCTCGTTGCTGTCGGGCTGAATAAGGTTACCGGTAAAGGACTTTACCGCGTATTCTACTTCATGCCTGTAGTCACCAGTTCTGTATCGATCGGAGTCATCTGGATGTGGATTTTAAACGGGGATTTTGGCATTTTAAATTCGCTTCTTGCCCATCTCGGAGTACAGGGCCCTGATTGGCTGACCGATACGAACTGGGTCATTCCTTCAATCGCTATGCTGAGTATCTGGTGGGGGCTTGGTAATAATATGGTTATTTTTCTTGCCGGATTGCAAGGGATATCCAGAAGTTATTATGAAGCGGCTGAAATCGACGGTGCTTCGCGGTTCAGGCAGTTTCTGAGCATTACGCTGCCGCTGCTTTCACCAACCACCTTTTTTATCGCAATTATGGCTATTATTAATTCGTTCCAGGTCTTTGATCAGGCTTTTGTAATGACCAACGGAGGGCCTGCCAAAGCCAGCTACACAATCGTATACCATATTTACCAGCAGGGATTTATTGACTTTAAAATGGGTCAGAGCGCTGCATCGGCAATGATTCTGTTCTGTATCATTCTGGTCTTCACTTTAATCCAGTTTAAGATGTCAAAAAGGTGGGTGCACTATGGCGAATAG